Proteins from a single region of Ziziphus jujuba cultivar Dongzao chromosome 1, ASM3175591v1:
- the LOC107406789 gene encoding sugar carrier protein C, producing MPAVGGIPAGGSGKAYPGNLTLYVTVTCIVAAMGGLIFGYDIGISGGVTSMDSFLLKFFPSVYRKKHENESTNQYCQYDSQKLTMFTSSLYLAALLSSIVASTVTRRFGRKLSMLFGGVLFCSGAVINAAAKDVAMLIVGRMLLGFGIGFTNQSVPLYLSEMAPYKYRGALNIGFQLSITIGILVANVLNYFFAKIEGGWGWRLSLGGAMVPALIIAIGSLVLPDTPNSLIERGQNDEARAKLQRIRGLDDVQEELDDLVKASDASRQVEHPWRNLLQRKYRPQLCMAILIPFFQQLTGINVIMFYAPVLFDTIGFKSDAALMSAVITGLVNVGATVVSIYGVDKWGRRFLFLEGGVQMLICQIVVTAAIGAKFGVDGTPGELPKWYAIVVVLFICIYVSGFAWSWGPLGWLVPSEIFPLEIRSAAQSINVSVNMIFTFAVAQVFLTMLCHLKFGLFLFFAFFVLVMTIFIYFFLPETKNIPIEEMGRVWKSHWYWSRFVEEEDYPIGGLEMGKGGREVKEV from the exons ATGCCGGCTGTTGGTGGGATACCCGCTGGTGGTAGCGGGAAAGCCTATCCGGGAAACCTAACACTATATGTGACTGTAACATGTATTGTTGCAGCTATGGGGGGTCTGATTTTCGGCTATGATATTGGGATTTccg gtGGGGTTACGTCGATGGATTCGTTCTTGTTGAAGTTTTTCCCGTCGGTGTACCGGAAAAAGCATGAGAACGAGTCGACTAACCAGTACTGTCAGTACGACAGTCAGAAACTGACGATGTTCACGTCGTCTCTGTATCTGGCTGCTCTGTTGTCGTCGATTGTGGCATCCACGGTGACACGTCGATTCGGTCGGAAGCTTTCGATGCTTTTCGGCGGCGTGCTGTTCTGCTCCGGAGCTGTCATCAATGCCGCTGCCAAAGATGTCGCCATGTTGATTGTCGGCCGAATGTTACTTGGTTTCGGTATTGGGTTCACCAATCAG TCTGTGCCACTTTACCTCTCTGAGATGGCTCCTTACAAGTACAGAGGTGCCTTAAACATTGGTTTCCAATTATCAATCACAATTGGTATCCTTGTAGCCAATGTGTTGAACTACTTCTTTGCCAAGATCGAAGGAGGATGGGGCTGGCGGTTGAGTTTGGGAGGAGCTATGGTCCCTGCCCTTATAATCGCAATCGGTTCATTGGTCCTCCCTGACACCCCAAACTCGTTGATTGAGCGTGGCCAAAACGATGAAGCCAGAGCCAAACTTCAGAGGATCCGTGGCCTCGATGACGTTCAAGAGGAATTAGATGATCTTGTCAAAGCTAGTGATGCCTCAAGGCAAGTGGAACACCCTTGGAGAAACCTGTTGCAGAGGAAGTACAGACCCCAGCTCTGTATGGCAATCCTAATTCCCTTCTTCCAGCAGCTCACCGGTATCAATGTGATCATGTTCTACGCGCCTGTTTTGTTCGACACCATCGGGTTCAAGTCCGATGCTGCACTCATGTCCGCTGTCATCACTGGTTTGGTCAATGTTGGTGCAACGGTTGTGTCAATCTATGGTGTGGATAAGTGGGGTAGGAGATTTCTTTTCCTTGAGGGTGGAGTTCAAATGTTGATATGTCAG ATTGTTGTCACAGCAGCAATTGGAGCCAAATTTGGGGTAGATGGGACCCCAGGAGAGCTGCCAAAATGGTATGCCATTGTGGTGGTGCTGTTCATTTGCATATACGTTTCAGGGTTCGCATGGTCATGGGGTCCTCTAGGTTGGTTGGTTCCCAGTGAAATTTTCCCATTGGAAATCCGTTCTGCAGCTCAGAGTATCAATGTTTCTGTGAACATGATCTTCACATTCGCTGTTGCTCAAGTTTTCTTAACAATGCTTTGCCATTTGAAGTTTGGTTTGTTCCTTTTCTTCGCCTTCTTTGTGCTCGTGATGACCATCTTTATCTACTTCTTCTTGCCTGAGACCAAGAATATCCCAATTGAAGAGATGGGCCGGGTATGGAAGTCGCATTGGTACTGGTCCAGGTTCGTCGAAGAAGAAGATTACCCCATTGGAGGTTTGGAGATGGGCAAGGGAGGTCGTGAAGTTAAGGAGGTGTAA